The following DNA comes from Micromonospora chokoriensis.
GGGTACGCCGGGCCGCGCGCCGGCCACCTGCGGGTCGTCCCGGTCGATGATGACGACGCTGTCGGCGTGATCGGACAGCACCCGGGCGGCCAGCAGGCCGGCGACGCTGCCGCCGACCACCACGGCCCTGCCGATCGTCGGTGAGGTCTGCTCAGGGGGGCGGACCGCGTTCAGCTCCGCGAAGACCCGGGATGGGGAGAGGGACATCGTGCTCTCCAAGGGATACGAGGTGTGGTGTGCCCTCCGTGCCGGCGGCGTTCGGTGGGCGGGCGGACCGGTGGACGGTCGTCCGGCGTGACGCCCGCCGATAGTCGCACAACCACCTGAGGGGCAACCGTCTGTGTCCGCCAGATGACCACGTGTCGGACGACGGGGTGGACACGATCGACGTTCGGACGGCGGATTGGCGTGCGGCGATGCCGGCTGTCACGATCTCCGGCAGGCCCGTCGCACGTCGTACCCTCCGTGTCGCCGGCCTGGCCCCCGCGACCTCCGCCGTCGGGTACGCCGAGCGCCACCGCCTCCCCGAGCGGCGGTGCCGCACCCGCCGGCCAGGCCCGCTACGCGAAGGAGGTGACGGCGCTGCTGCGGTGGCACCTGCCCGCCACGGCACAGACGGTGCAGCACAAGGGCTTTCCCGGCGCGATCGACCCGGAGCGGCCCAACCGGACCGCCGCTCACGGACTCGGGGTCGTGCTCAACCAGAGGTGGTTCATGGGCCGGCTCGCCTCTGCCCGGTCCGCGCCCTGCTCGGTGACCTGCTCGCGAAGGAGGTCAACTGATCGACGACCGTCAGGTGTAGACCGACGCGCCCCGCCCTGACAGGATACTTGCGCTATCAGTGCAGATACCTCGTCGCTCAGGGTGGAGGACCGATGCGCGTGTCTCACCGGAGACTGCTCTCCGTACTGGCCGGGGGCGCCCTCGCGGTCGGCGTGGCCGTCGCTCCCGCCCCACGGGCCGCCGACGCCGCCACCACACCGACGTACCGCCCGGTGATCTTCGTGCACGGCAGCGCCGGGTCGGCGACGCAGTTCCAGTCCCAGGCCAAGCGTCTGTCCAGCAACGGCTACCCGATCGACGTCATCGAGGCCCACGAGTACGACTCACCGAACATCGCCACGATCCTGCCGGAGGTGTACGCGGGGCTCGACGCACGGATCACCCGCCTGCTGGCGACGACCGGCGCGGACCGGGTCGACCTGCTCGCGCACTCCCTCGGCACGTTCGTCATGCAGGGTTATCTGAACAGCTCACCGGCCCGCGCCGCCCGCGTCGCCCACTACGTCAACCTGGACGGACGCCCCGCCGCCTCCGTGCCCGGTGGCGTGCCCACCCTCGCCATCTGGGGTGAGGGCGACTCGGCCCGCACCGTCGTCGGCGCGACGAACGTGCACCTCCCCGACCAGTCCCACACGCAGACCGTGTCGTCGCCGGAGTCGTTCGGCGAGATCTTCCGGTTCCTCCGCGGTCGGGCGCCGCACACGACACGGATCGTGCCCCAGCTCTTCGGCACCGCCCGGGTCTCCGGTCGCGCGGTGCTGTTTCCGAGCAACGCCGGCGTCACCGACGCGACCGTCGAGGTCTACCCGGTCAGCTCCCTGACCGGCGGTCGGTTGTCCCACCGGCCCACGCACCGGTTGACGGTGGGTGCCGACGGTTCGTTCGGTCCCGTCCCGGTGCTCGCCACGGCCCGCTACGAGTTCGCGATCGTGCGCTCCGGCGCACCGACACACCACTTCTACTTCCAGCCGTTCCTTCGTTCGGACTCGTTCGTCCGCCTCGCGACGAGCGTGCCCGGGGAAGGGCTCGGCGCACTGGTGGACACCAGCGACCGGCACACGGCGCTGACGATCCAACGCCAGAAGGAATGGTGGGGCGACCAGGGCGACGCCGGCGACCACCTGTGGATCAACGGCACCGACGTCCTGAACGCGGCGAACGCGCCACGGGCCAAGCGGACGATCGCGATCTTCGCGTTCGACGACGGCAGCGACGGCGTGAGCGACCTGACCACTCCCCTGCCGGAGTTCTTCAGACAGACCTTCATCACCGGCGTGGACCTGTTCATCCCGGCGGCACCGGCGCACCTCGGCCTCGTGCGGATCACCGTGGGTCAACGCGGCGGCGGACACGACGTGATCAACGTGCCGAACTGGAGGTCGAGCGCCCACCGCGTGTCCATCAACATCGACGACTTCTGACCCGGTCCGACGGGCAGCCCGGCCGCCTCAACCCGCGACGGTGGCCGGGGTTCGCTCGCGCTCGCGTCGCCCGACGGCGAAGCTGACCACCCCCAGGGCCAGTCCGACGATCGCCAGGACAGCGCCGACCCAGGCCGGCGCGAGGTAGCCGAGGCCGGCGGCGATGGCGACGCTGCCCAGGGCCGCGCCCAGGCTGTTCGCGATGTTCATGGCCGACTGGTTGAGCGCCGCGCCCATCAACTGTGCTCCGGGGGCGACGGTGATCAGACGCGCCTGGAGGACCGGCCCGAGGTAGAGGCTGGTCGCACCGACCAGGAACGCGCCGACGAACAGGCCGACCGGGCTCGACGCGACGAGGCTGAACGTCGTGATGCTCACGATCATCGCGACGAACCCGATGATCATGCTGCGCTGGAGGTCCCGGTCCGCCAACCAGCCGCCCAGGGCATTGCCGACGGTCATGCCGAGACCCACCGCCACCAACGCCCAGGGCACCGTCGCGGCCGAGAGTCCGGCCACGTCGGTGGTGACCGGTGCGATGTAGGTGTCCACCGCGAAGAAACCGGCGAAGCCGATCGCGCCGGTCGCGGCGACCAACCAGACCTGCGACGTCCGCAGCGCCCGCAGTTCGGCGGCCGGCGAGCCGTCGACCGCCGCGGCGACCGCCGGGACGACCGCCAGGACCGCCAGCAGGGTGAGCACGAAGACACCGGCGATGACGAGGTACGCGGCGCGCCAGCCGGCCGCCTGCCCGAGGCGCGTGATGAGGGGTACGCCGACCACGTTGCTCACGGTCAGACCGCTGAGCACGATGGCGAAGCCGCGGGCCTCGTTGCCGGGGCCCATCAGGGTGGCCGCGAGCAGGCCCGCCGCGCCGAAGTACGCGCCGTGCGGCAACGCCGCCGCGAACCGGGCCACCATCACCAGGTCGAAGGTGGGGGCGATAGCGGAGGCGAGGGTGCCGACGGCGAAGAGCACGAGCAGCCCGAGCACGAGCTTCTTGCGCGGCAGGCGTGCGCTCAGCGCGGCGATCAGAGGCGCGCCGACGACCACGCCGAGCGCGTACGCGGTGATCATCCAGCCGGCTCGGGCGACCGCGTCGGACGACGACCGGGCGTACTCCTGCGGAAGCAGACCGCGCGCGATGTCGGGCAGCAGGCCCATCGCCACGAACTCGGTCAGACCGATCGCCACACCACCGAGCGCCAACGCGGCAAGCGCCGCCACCCGTCGTCCTCTGCTCATCCCGATCACCGAGAAAATTTAGCAACGGCGTTGCGTAATAGAGTGGCGAGATGACTCGCATCACTGCCGACGTCACGTTCCTGCGCGGCTACAACCAGGCGCGGGTCATGGCGCTGGGGCGTACCGGGCGGACGTTCGAGCGGTCGACGGTGGTCGAGGCGACCGGGCTGACGCCGCAGGCGGTGTCCAAGGTCATCGCCCGTCTGACCGGCGACGGCCTGATCCGTCCCGCCGGTGTACGTCGTGCGGGCATCGGCAAGCCCGCCGTCGTCTACGAGCTCGTCCCCGACAGCCGGTACGCGATCGGCGCCCACGTGGCCCGGCGCACACTGCGGCTGGTCCTGGTCGACCTGGCCGGTGCCGTACGCCACTCGGCGGTCAGTCCGCTGCCGGGCGACTTCACCCCCGAGCAGCTTCTCGACGCCCTGGCGTCCGGTGTCGGTGCGATGACCACCAGCGGCGACGTGGGGGGCCGACTCACCGGCGTGGGCATCGGCATGATCGGCCCGTTGGACCACGCCAACGGCCTGGTCCGGGGTGCCCACGGCCTGCGGCACTGGCACGACGTACCGCTGCGAGAGCTTGCCGAGAAGCACCTCGACCTGCCCGTCCACCTCGACAAGGACGTCACCGCGGGGATCACGGCCGAGGCGTGGCGCCACGGCGCGACGTTCGGCGACGCGGCCCTGATCATGATCGAGTCAGGGATCGGCGGCGGATTCTGGCTGGGCGGCACCGCCCACCGGGGCGCGCACACCAACGCGGGCGAATTCGGCCACACGGTCGTCGACCTGGACGGACCCCGCTGTGTCTGCGGCCGCCACGGGTGCCTGGAAATCGTGCACCACCACGCCGCCGACGCCGGAGACATCGCCCGCGCCGCCCGCGTCGTGGCGGTGGGAGTGGTCAACCTGCTCCAGACCCTCGACCTGGCCCATGTCGTGCTGGCCGGCGCGGACCTCCTCCGGCATCCGCAGACCTATCTCACGGCGGTGACCGAGGCCGTACGGGCCGACGCGCGACGCGCGGACTGGCTCACCACGACGGTGACCCTGTCCGGCCTCGGCGCGGACGCCATCGCCGCGGGTGCCGCGATGCAGGTTCTCGACCAACACTTCGGTGTGCCGGAGTTGGCCCCGATCTGAGCGCCGCCGGACCGTCCCGGTGCGGGCGCGGCCACCGGTCGGCGGTGCGCCAAGGCGTGCCGCGCCGTCGAACCGCTACGCCACCATCGCGGCGGCGAATTCCACGTGGGTGCATCCACTGGTCGGGCTCTCGCTGTGGGCGATGACCGCGTCGAGCCGGTCCCGCGCGCTGCGGAGTTGGGTGATCTGCTCGTCGATGCGGGCACGTTCGGCGCGCAGCAGCGCCCGGGACTCCGGGGTGTTGACCTTTGCGTCGACGCAGGGCAGCAGGTCCAGGATGGTGCGGCTGGACAGGCCGGCCGCGTACAGCGTCTGGATGAGGTGCACCCGCTCGACGGCGCTCTCGCCGTAGTGACGCTGCCCGCCACTGCTGCGTGCGGCGGTCAGCAGGCCCTGCTCCTCGTAGTAGCGCAGGGCGCGTACCGACACCCCGGCCGTCGTGGCGAGTTCGCCGATGCGCATGGATCCTCCCCCGGCCGGTGACGCCTGCCACACGACCTTGTCCCTGACGTCCACGTCAGGTTTTAGCGTAGCTCGCGTACCGCTCGCCCTTGAGACACGCCAGGAGGCAGGACGTCATGCAGATCAACGGTTCGACCGCACTGGTCACCGGGGCCAACCGGGGCCTCGGCCGGCACTTCGCCCGACAGTTGCTGGAGCGCGGCGCGGCCAGGGTGTACGCCACGGCACGCAACCCGGAGCAGATCGACATTCCCGGTGTCGAGAAGCTTCGGCTGGACATCACCGACCCACGCTCCGTCGAGCAGGCGGCGGCCGCCGCGGCCGACGTCACCTTCCTGGTCAACAACGCCGGCATCACCACCTTCACCAACCTGGTGAACGGGGACCTGGGCAAGATCCGATCCGAGCTCGACACGCACTTCTGGGGGACCCTGAGCATGGTCCGGGCGTTCGCACCGGTGCTCGGCGCGAACGGCGGTGGGGCGATCCTCAACGTCCTGTCGGCGTTGTCGTGGTTCTCCTCCGACGGGGCCAACGCCTACGGCGTGGCGAAGGCGGCCGAGTGGAGCCTGACCAACGGCGTCCGGCTGGAACTCGCCGGCCAGGGAACCCTGGTGAGCGGCCTGCACCTGGGGGCCGCCGACACCGACATGATGGCCCACTACGACGGCGACAAGATGGATCCCGCCGACGTCGTACGCGTCGCTCTGGACGGCGTCGAAGCCGGCCGGATCGAGGTCCTCGCCGACGAGTGGAGCGCGTACGTCAAGGCGTCCCTCGCCAACGATCCGAGCGCCTTCTACGCCCCGGCCGGGCGGTAGCTGCGAGCGTCGCCCACGACATCGTGCTCACTGGCAGACGCGCCACTCGTCGTTCTCCTTGACCAGCGCCAACCCCTGCGTGAACTGCGCGCCGGTGGTCTGCTGGACCGCCGTGACGGTCACGGTCGCGGTGACGCGCCCGTTGTAGTTGTTGACGTTCACGCCGACGATCTCGTAGCTGCTGATCGTCAGCTGGGCGGACTGAACCCGGCTGAACTCCTCCAGCGTCATGGTGTCGCGTACCTCGCCACACAGCCGCCCGTACGCGCCCGGGTAGTTGCCGGCCTGCACGTCGTCGAGGAAGCCGGCCGCAGCCACCCGGGCCGGCTCGACGGCACCCTTGACGCTGCGGTAGAACCAGAGACCGCCGCAGGCACCCACCGCGCAGCACACCGCGAGCACCACGGCCACGACGATCAGGACGGTACGAGTGGTCCGGTTGGGCTTCGGCTGAGGAACCATCATCGGCTCGTACGTCATGGCCCGAAGGGTAGGAATGCCGAGCAATAGTCGTACGCCGCTGGGGCCTCTCGGTTCAGCCGACGGAGCGGGCCGGTCCCGACGTCGGTGAGCCGTCCGCGCCCGGGCGCGGCGTCGCGGGCGGCGCCGGCCGGGGACCAGCGGATACGGGCAGTGCACTGCCCTTGACGAACTGCTCCCAACTGGTGTTCCAGGCCGTCCAGCCGTTGCCCGCCTGAAGCCGGACCTCGGTGCCGGTGAAGGTGACCAGATCACCGATCTGGGTGACCGTCATCAGCCAGTCGGCGTTGGCCGGCGAGATGTTCGTGCAGCCGTGCGACACGTTGCGGTGCCCCTGATCCGACACGGACCAGGGAGCCGCGTGGATGAACTCACCGCCCCAGGTGAGGCGTTGCGCGTCCGCGACGTCCACCACGTAGCCGCCGTTCGGCTCGCCGCGGGTGTCGAAGGTGGTGCGCTGGTGCTTCTCCATGATCACCATCTTGCCGCTGGACGTCGGGGTACTCGGCTTGCCCAGGCTGACCGGGATCCTGCGGATCACCTTGCCGTCGCGCAGCACGCGCATCTGCTTGGTGGCGTTGTCGACCTCGAGGGCCACCTGACGCCCGATCCGGGACGTCGCGGTGCGGTCGGCGTCCCCGGTGAGGTTCTCGCCGATCGGCAGACCCTCCAGAGCGGCGCGGACGCTGATCGTGGTGCCCGGTCGCCAGAAGTCGGGGGCGCGGTAGTAGACCTGACTGCCGTCGTCCAGCCAGGACCAGGCCCCGGGCTGCGGCGGGTCCGTCGTGACGAACAGTCGACGCTGCACGTCGGCGCGGGCCGCCCTGGCGACGGGCGGATCGAAGCCGATGGTCACCGGCATGGCAGTGCCGTACGTCCGGCCGTCGGCGACGTACAGCGTGCTGGTCACCTGCGGTTTCGTCGACGTCGGCATCGTGGTGAAGGTCGTCGTACGGGTGGTGGTCCGGCCGGAGTCGCCGACGGCGACCGCCTCGACGGTGTAGGTGCTCCGCGGTCGCAACGCAACGGTGGGCACCCAGGCCGAGCCGTCCTCCCGTCGTTCCGCCCTGACCAGCATGCCGTTGTCGTCGGCGATGCGGACGGCGACGACCTTTCCGCCGGTGACCTGGGCGGTGACCTCGGCGCTGACCGGCACGTCGCGGGACCGGTCGGCGGGCGTCAGAGTCACCTCCGGCGCCGGCGCCTCCCGTTCGGCGGGCCGCACCGGGGCCTTTCGCTCGGTGGTGCATCCAGCGAGCGCCAGGGGCGTGGCCGCGACGGACACCACCACCAGCGCCATCCGTCGTCTCAACCCCATCGACCGCCCCCTGCTCTCGCGTCCGCGTGTCCGCGTGTCCGCAATTCTTTCCCGCCGCTCGCACTGGGTGTGTCGTTTCCGGCAATCACGAAAGAGAGTCGTAAACGGCTTGCTGCCGCGTACCCGATGAGGAGTTTCCCGTGCCGACCCTTGCGGTGCGGGCGGGCTACGGTGTTGGCTTCCGGAAATCGGGGTGAGGCCAGCCGGCGCGGGGGTGCCCACGCCTGGTGACGACAGGTTGGAGCCGGCGGTGGCGATGGTCGAGCAGCTCGTTTCCCGGACGGACACCGCCTACCAGCGGTGGCTGGCGTCGGTCACCGACGACGTCACCGCTGAGGGAGTGAGCGTGTACTGCCTGGAATCGCTGCCGGAGCGCAACACGACCTACGACATCGGCGAGTGGCTCACGGGCTACCTCATGATCGCCCAGGAAGGCGATCGGGGATTCTTTCTCA
Coding sequences within:
- a CDS encoding alpha/beta hydrolase codes for the protein MRVSHRRLLSVLAGGALAVGVAVAPAPRAADAATTPTYRPVIFVHGSAGSATQFQSQAKRLSSNGYPIDVIEAHEYDSPNIATILPEVYAGLDARITRLLATTGADRVDLLAHSLGTFVMQGYLNSSPARAARVAHYVNLDGRPAASVPGGVPTLAIWGEGDSARTVVGATNVHLPDQSHTQTVSSPESFGEIFRFLRGRAPHTTRIVPQLFGTARVSGRAVLFPSNAGVTDATVEVYPVSSLTGGRLSHRPTHRLTVGADGSFGPVPVLATARYEFAIVRSGAPTHHFYFQPFLRSDSFVRLATSVPGEGLGALVDTSDRHTALTIQRQKEWWGDQGDAGDHLWINGTDVLNAANAPRAKRTIAIFAFDDGSDGVSDLTTPLPEFFRQTFITGVDLFIPAAPAHLGLVRITVGQRGGGHDVINVPNWRSSAHRVSINIDDF
- a CDS encoding MFS transporter — translated: MSRGRRVAALAALALGGVAIGLTEFVAMGLLPDIARGLLPQEYARSSSDAVARAGWMITAYALGVVVGAPLIAALSARLPRKKLVLGLLVLFAVGTLASAIAPTFDLVMVARFAAALPHGAYFGAAGLLAATLMGPGNEARGFAIVLSGLTVSNVVGVPLITRLGQAAGWRAAYLVIAGVFVLTLLAVLAVVPAVAAAVDGSPAAELRALRTSQVWLVAATGAIGFAGFFAVDTYIAPVTTDVAGLSAATVPWALVAVGLGMTVGNALGGWLADRDLQRSMIIGFVAMIVSITTFSLVASSPVGLFVGAFLVGATSLYLGPVLQARLITVAPGAQLMGAALNQSAMNIANSLGAALGSVAIAAGLGYLAPAWVGAVLAIVGLALGVVSFAVGRRERERTPATVAG
- a CDS encoding ROK family transcriptional regulator, with protein sequence MTRITADVTFLRGYNQARVMALGRTGRTFERSTVVEATGLTPQAVSKVIARLTGDGLIRPAGVRRAGIGKPAVVYELVPDSRYAIGAHVARRTLRLVLVDLAGAVRHSAVSPLPGDFTPEQLLDALASGVGAMTTSGDVGGRLTGVGIGMIGPLDHANGLVRGAHGLRHWHDVPLRELAEKHLDLPVHLDKDVTAGITAEAWRHGATFGDAALIMIESGIGGGFWLGGTAHRGAHTNAGEFGHTVVDLDGPRCVCGRHGCLEIVHHHAADAGDIARAARVVAVGVVNLLQTLDLAHVVLAGADLLRHPQTYLTAVTEAVRADARRADWLTTTVTLSGLGADAIAAGAAMQVLDQHFGVPELAPI
- a CDS encoding MerR family transcriptional regulator translates to MRIGELATTAGVSVRALRYYEEQGLLTAARSSGGQRHYGESAVERVHLIQTLYAAGLSSRTILDLLPCVDAKVNTPESRALLRAERARIDEQITQLRSARDRLDAVIAHSESPTSGCTHVEFAAAMVA
- a CDS encoding SDR family oxidoreductase; its protein translation is MQINGSTALVTGANRGLGRHFARQLLERGAARVYATARNPEQIDIPGVEKLRLDITDPRSVEQAAAAAADVTFLVNNAGITTFTNLVNGDLGKIRSELDTHFWGTLSMVRAFAPVLGANGGGAILNVLSALSWFSSDGANAYGVAKAAEWSLTNGVRLELAGQGTLVSGLHLGAADTDMMAHYDGDKMDPADVVRVALDGVEAGRIEVLADEWSAYVKASLANDPSAFYAPAGR
- a CDS encoding Rv0361 family membrane protein yields the protein MTYEPMMVPQPKPNRTTRTVLIVVAVVLAVCCAVGACGGLWFYRSVKGAVEPARVAAAGFLDDVQAGNYPGAYGRLCGEVRDTMTLEEFSRVQSAQLTISSYEIVGVNVNNYNGRVTATVTVTAVQQTTGAQFTQGLALVKENDEWRVCQ
- a CDS encoding L,D-transpeptidase, whose product is MGLRRRMALVVVSVAATPLALAGCTTERKAPVRPAEREAPAPEVTLTPADRSRDVPVSAEVTAQVTGGKVVAVRIADDNGMLVRAERREDGSAWVPTVALRPRSTYTVEAVAVGDSGRTTTRTTTFTTMPTSTKPQVTSTLYVADGRTYGTAMPVTIGFDPPVARAARADVQRRLFVTTDPPQPGAWSWLDDGSQVYYRAPDFWRPGTTISVRAALEGLPIGENLTGDADRTATSRIGRQVALEVDNATKQMRVLRDGKVIRRIPVSLGKPSTPTSSGKMVIMEKHQRTTFDTRGEPNGGYVVDVADAQRLTWGGEFIHAAPWSVSDQGHRNVSHGCTNISPANADWLMTVTQIGDLVTFTGTEVRLQAGNGWTAWNTSWEQFVKGSALPVSAGPRPAPPATPRPGADGSPTSGPARSVG